In the genome of Primulina tabacum isolate GXHZ01 chromosome 13, ASM2559414v2, whole genome shotgun sequence, the window aaaatttcatagcGTAAATGCCAAAATTTCATTAATTGAAAATCGTAAAACGTCTAAATTCTCAGTTCTCCTTTATGTTCATTCGCATATTAATTCGGTGTAAATCTATACGTAATTAATAAGTTGATATAAtctaataaatttgaaaatataatatttttacatttttccaaaattatttttatgagtGTAATTACAATTTTAGTTTCTATTTATTTTGGCTCAAACTATATTGGTCCACTAATATATGAATTTTAACCGTCTTTGGTTCTAAAtatttaggcaaaaacttgtgtgagacggtctcacgggttgtattttgtgatacgaatatcttattttggtcatcaatgaaaaaatattacttcttatgctaagagtattactttttattgtgaatatatcgataaggttaacccgtctcacagataaatattcgtgagaccgtgtcataagagacatactctagcaTTTATTATCCatcaaaaacaaataaacaagacACACGTCTCTCTCTTCCACGTACTCATAGAAATGCGTagttatttatttaaacaacGTAAATAAATGAAAcagttaaatttaaaattttcgtgcatataaaataaaatcccatttcaacattaaaacaaaataataatataaaaatgtaCAACATTTTAAAAGAATTGCATAACTAATCAAAATCCTCAAAAAGTTCCTTAACCTACCCAAAAACATGCCATCCTTTAAAATAACGATAGCATAACAATAAGTTATTTACGAAAATTCTCGTGACACAGTCTTATGGGTCAATTTCGTGAGCTGAACATtctattttaaacatttatgaaaaaatattactttttatatcaATATGACATGGTTGATcaatctcacaaataaagatccgTCAAAGAGACctattttaagttatttaatccCTTAAAACCTCATTAACATATCTTGCGAAAACATATAGACTCGGATAAGTAAATGTCACCCCTCGGACATCTTCGCCTCCTCAATCATCACGAATTCACCATCTACATCAAAAGAATCTAGTAAGCCACTTTTCGTCTCCATTGTTTGAGACCGAATCATTTCTCTCTTTCATTTTTCAACGTGCCTCTTTCTCTTTAGTTTTTAATGATGGTTTAAGGTCGAGGTTAAGAATCTAATTACCATGTTTTGTGAAGTCACGAACGAAGAGTCGCCAGCTATTGCTTTGTTAATGGTAGGAGAAGCCGAAGAAGAAAGCAAATACTATGATTTGGTCATCACAGATATGGACTCGATGGAATTGGATCACTTCAGATTTTTCAATCACATTATCCTTAACACTCAACTGCCCATCATTTGTAAGCTCCTAAAAAATTTATTCCCATTAATCTTCGGTTAAAAATAGGTCGAGAAatggttttatttatttattgtttttaaaaatagatcatgaatttttttttattgtgggattaaattatttattaatttaccTAGTTTAATTTCTTGCAGTGATGTCTTGCGATGAAAATAGTGATGTATTGAGGAAAGCACTAAATCAAGCGGTGTGCTTCTTTCTCCGGAAGCCCATTCGACCACAAGTCCTTGCAAGTGTGTGGCAACATGTTTTCAGAGTAAGGAGGATGCAAACAATGCATAACATGAACGGACAAGGAAAACAAATACTCCAAGAAAATGACATTTGGGAAGGTAGGGACTTGGTTCTAACTCTAAATTTCAAACACCGTTATGTCGAATTTAGACATCAAATCCTGCGACGGCTAACGACAGATCCAGCAATGCATTTTGAGTACAACTTTTAGAATATTTTTAATTCTACATGTGAAAGTTTTGAAACTACTCATTGAGAGGGGCTAATATCTTCTTATGGCCCGACTGGATCTGTCTATGAGAGAAAAGAGAAGCCGAGCAAAATCACGAGGAATTGAACTTACTCGAGGATGTGTGACAAGAAAACACCTCCACTGGTGAAGCTATTCGTTTTTCACATGTATGTGTGAGTGAGAGCTTAAGAAGTAAGTGTACTTTTGTGCTAGAAAATACAGAATCATCACACTGGCATGGTCAGCAGCTAAAGGTCTCAATATTGTATATGAATATCATCCTATGCTAATGATAAAAGGAAGTATCTCCTCTCATGCAGAAAATAACATTGAGATAAATGGAGAGAGCCCCCAAGTTCAGAGTAAAGTTCATGCAACTGACGCGCAAAACCTCAGTAATGACGACGCGAGACTAGTAACAAATCAAGAAAAGGAAGACTGCCTGAGGAAATCAGATGAAGAAGACGACGACAAAAATGACATAGAAGATGAAAGACTGAATAAAAAGCCTAGAATGTCTTGGACAGATGAACTTCGACTCCAATTTGAGAAAGCCATAAAAATATTGGGAGAAGAAAGTACTTGCTTGCTTCCTACCATTTGAAAcccaaaatttcatttttcccCCTTCCTCTTCCCCTTCCCCTTCCCCTTCCCCTTCACCTTAACTATGTTGCACATGATCTTTGGTAGTTAACCATAGTTTTTGATATGGTTTTTGGTCATATTCCAGAGGCTCGTCCAAAGGAAATTTTAAAGCTTATGGGCGTATCCAATGTGACGCTTCGCCATGTTTCTAGCCATTTGCAGGTTTAATAGGGAACTCTTCCACACTTCACACTGCATTTTTACTTTCTGACACCGTCTTGTTTTCTTTTCTAACAGAAGTATAGAGAGAAAAAGAAGCGTACTGGTATTAACTGCGCTACTGCTCAACTTCATCAATTCAAGTTGACTAATATGGATAGCAGAATGAAAAGACAATACCAAAATGGGAAGCCGTGGGATCTACATGATCTGAACAGCAAGAAATCACCAGTGGCTGAAACGATGACTCAACCTACGAGTCAATATGTTCATCAACAGCACAATATCAAAAGTTCGTCAGTTCACTATCAAATTGACATGGTTGAGAAACTCCTGGATAAGGCAAAAGGCAAACAGACAAATAACTATGATGATATTGCGGGATACATGAAAGGTGGATGTAATAAGGAACTTAGGGTGGGAAGGAGTTCTATGCATGGTTAAAATCCGAATGAAGGTGAAGCAAATATATTTCGACACAAAGAATTTAGTGAAAACATCAGTGCCATGATCTTAAATCCAG includes:
- the LOC142523462 gene encoding uncharacterized protein LOC142523462, whose product is MLMIKGSISSHAENNIEINGESPQVQSKVHATDAQNLSNDDARLVTNQEKEDCLRKSDEEDDDKNDIEDERLNKKPRMSWTDELRLQFEKAIKILGEEKARPKEILKLMGVSNVTLRHVSSHLQKYREKKKRTGINCATAQLHQFKLTNMDSRMKRQYQNGKPWDLHDLNSKKSPVAETMTQPTSQYVHQQHNIKSSSVHYQIDMVEKLLDKAKGKQTNNYDDIAGYMKGGCNKELRVGRSSMHG